The genomic segment TTATGATTGTAGCTCAATTCTCTTGACCATACTACCACTGTCCCAAACTGCCTCACGTATATGTACTGATCGGAGAATATCTAGTGCCCGTGTTCTGTGTCTCTCATCATTGCTATAAAAGCAGATAAATGACACGGATGGCGAGATGTCGCTCCCGAGGGTGAAGGTGGGATGTTTCGAGAAGGACCGTAGGACAAGCTCAGCTTGGTCGAGGATCCTGTCAGCTTGCTCGGGTGATCCGCTAGGAACCTCTTGGAGCAGAGTTTCCCATACGCGCCGCCGCAGTTCGAGCATCGCCATCCTTTGAAATTCGCGCTTTGTGGCTCCTCTCTTCTCGGCTTGCTGGACCGTCTTATCGAATCTCCGTCTCCAGATCCTGAAtctgccgacgacggggtctatgtcgacgccatcggcatATGACGGGCCATAAGTGGCGTTGTTGCGTGGAACGGCAGCTCCTGGGTCGAATCCGTTAAAATAGATCGGTAGTTCAGAGCTTACTTCTGAGAGGATGGTATCCTTGTAGGTCTTAGCTAGGACGAATGCCCTATTGGTGTATGTCCCAAGATCGATATCGAGATTGTCAAGCAAGTCTCGGGCGACAGTGAAATCGCGAAAAGGTTGCGATGGATTATCCGGGTCACTAGTGACGGGCTTCATATAGGCCCTGAGATCCGGCACCACCTCGTCTTCTTTGTACAGAGACGCTTGAACGCCAATGCGGGCAAAAAGACTAGCGATCTCCCCCATGGAATCGTCCATACTGGCGCCTGCCTTTCCAGTCTCGGCCaagggatgaggaggacgagaaaGAATTAGCCTCGAACCAGATCTTAAGTGCTGTATGGATTCATCTGCACGACCTTTGATGTTCTCGAGGCAGTAGAATAACAGAGAACAGACCACAACTGTTCGAACGTCCATCACCCCACATGAGGTTGAATTtgggaggagatggccgatGGCTTTGTTATACTGCTGAACAGCAATAGTTTCCAGCCATGCTTTTGTGTCATGTGCCGAAGGGTCAGAAGAGCCCAGTAAGAATGATCGATGAGCGACACCGAGAGCTGTGGCGGCATATCTTACAGCCGGGATAGCATTGCCCAAGGGCAGAACGTGCCGGTCCCAGAAACAAGTGGAGTTGGGCGGCAGTGCAAGATCCGGGACGGTGAATGTTCGAAAGTGGTGAAAGAAGGCTCGGTCTGTGAGATCCCGTAGGGTATCAGGATCGAGGCATACACGAGGTAAAGGTACGAGACGTAACATCTCGTTCTTCAAGGGCGCGCGCGTCTTTCGTGACTTCTTTTGTGGGACTTGCTTAGTTTCCGTTGCAAGATAGCCGTCGCATACGACTTTGCTGTCCTGGCCTGTTTCTGGTTGGTACCGACATGTCAAATAATGGGTTCTAGTAGACTCACATTTCTTGCAAGTCGGCTTGGCCTCGTCACATTTCACGTGGCGAACCCTGATTTTGGACGCACCGTGTCAAAATTACGAAGCAACGAATGAGATAGAGACACTCACTTGCTATGGATGGATGTATACGGTTAGCCGTGTTGTATTTTAGTGATGATGTACAGTGAATGGGGCGCCACTTACCATGTCAGACAACCTGTTCTGACCTTGGGGGCATAAGCTCTTGTGTACTTCGACATCGTCCGGATAGTCATCGTGCCACTCATCTTGGAAACAACGTCAAGTCGTCGCAGGTTCATGTCATGGAACAGGAGACAGAAGTTTCCTCCCTGGCCAATACGACAGGCCTGCGAGAGTTGCTGTTATTAACGCAAAGGACATGGTTTGGGACACTCACAAGCAATTAAAATAGGAGAGGGTGCTTGCTCGGCAGTGGCCTTCTAAGCCTCAACCCGCCTGTGGGTCACGGTAGGGCCGATAAATTTCCAGCACACCTGCCCTGCATAACCATGATCGGAGCTGCACAGAGAAGACGTCTCTCATTGGCTGCACCGTAAAAGCAAGGGCTCTACCACGCACCATGTTTCACGCTATTCGAAAGAAGGTAATCAGTATTAGGCTCCACCATAATTATAACTTTTGCGGGCACGAATCATGGAGTCAGTGATGCGATTCAGTGAGCCTCAAAGGTTCGTCTTTTGGCCGATTGCCTTCATAATCCACAGTGGAGAGGGAGAACCCCAGCCCATTGGCTATTGTGGTCGCTATCAATTGATATGATGTCAGCTATTGACTTCCACATGAACTAGAATAACATTCTGGACTCTGCATCACGCCTCGGTCCCTCGGAGCGAGCCATGGCAAAATTTGAAGGGATGGTGCACACCACGGGGTGCGAGGCCATGCGGAGAGTAAACAATAGTAAGACCCAAAGTCCGATTACAAATCCCAATAGAAAGCATATATATAGCGAGCCATCCTTTGAGGAAAAAGGTTGAGAGTTTCCCAGCCAAGTCTGTCGCTACagtctctttctttctcgcAATGATGCTCAATGGGTTGCCCTTATTGGTGGCAACTGCGCCGACGCTGCTCTTCGCGGCGTCAGGTAAGTGATCTCAGCCAGAATTACTGCCACAGTCAAATTCAACTGACATCTGACGAAACAGCAAATAGTTACAGAACCGCGACCATCGATTGTCCCGTCAACGACCGGCCCACGATCAGAGACTTCAAGTCCCTCTCCGTGGACGAGAAGCTTTGGACTCAAAAGCGGCGCAACAATACTATACCTGCCTTGCGCGATCTCGTCAAGCGACTTGGAATCACCGGCTTCGACTCGGACGCCTATTTTGACGGCGCGAAGAATACCTCCATGTTGCCCAATATCGGCATTGCTGTGTCGGGAGGCGGGTGGCGTGCTCTCATGAACGGAGCCGGAGCCATCGCTGCGTACGATCAGCGCACGCCTGGCTCTACCGGTGTGGGTCAGCTCGGGGGTCTTTTGCAGTCTACAACATACTTCGCGGGTCTGTCTGGTGGTGGATGGCTCGTGTCTTCTCTCTACGCCAACGACTTCCCCACGGTGCAGAGTATTGTCAACACGGATGATTCGACCTCGATTTGGCAGTTCCAGAATTCGATTTTTGAGGGGCCCGACATGGGAGCCACTGATGGTTCGAATGCTGCAGCATATTTCGGAGCGATCGCCGACCAGGTTGCCGCAAAGGTTGACAGTGGTTTCAATACCACTCTCACCGACTTCTGGGGCCGGGCGTTGTCGTTCCAACTGCTTAATTCGTCTGGGGAAGCCAGTAAGTCTTGAAATACCAAGTTTTGCATTCGACATTGGCTTATCCGTCCCAGTTTCCACATTTTCCTCAATCCAGAACAACCCTGGATTTGCTGCCGCCGAATTCCCCTTGCCAATCCTCGTGGCTGATGAGCGCCAAGAAGGTCAGTCCGTCCTGTTCTcaaccaacaccaccaaTTATGAATTTACACCGTGGGAACTGGGGTCCTTCGACTCTGTCGGATTTGTTCCTCTTCGATATGTCGGATCCAATTTCGAAGCCGGCGAAATCGCGTCTGACGGAACATGTGTGACTGGTTTGGACGAGTTAAGCTTTGTCTTTGGAACCTCGAGTTCACTATTCAACCAGTTCCTGCTTCAGATCAATACCACAGACATGGTTCCAGCCATATTCAAGGATGCGGTGACCAGCGTTCTTGTCGGGCTGGATCAAAACCATATGGATGTTGCCGATTGGTCACCTAGTAGGTCCTATGAAACACCATCACTTGTCAGCGTCGACTAAATTTGGTAACAGACCCATTTTACCACTGGAATAATGCAACGAATGCAAACGCACAGACGAAAAAATTCactcttgtcgacggcggcgaggacctcCAGAATATCCCATTCACGCCTCTGCTGCAGCCCTCGCGCGAAGTTGATGTCATCTTTGCCGTCGACTCCTCCGCCGACACACTAGATCCCCGGGGGTCAAACTGGCCAAATGGAACCGCAATGGTGGCCACTTACGAGCGTTCACTATTTCAAGACGACGGGACGACTTTCCCTCCGGTACCCGATGTAAACACCTTCATCAACCTGGGACTAAACTCCCGTCCTACCATGTTCGGGTGCGATGCTGGAAATTTGACTGCCAACAGCACCGCGCCACTTATTGTTTACCTCCCCCATTCGCCTTATGTATTCAATTCGAACGTGTCGACCTTCACTCCAACCTACCAACTTGATGTTCGGAATGCCATCATTCGGAACGGGTATGATGTCGCCACGAGGGGCAACGCTACAGTTGACTCGCAGTGGCCAACGTGCGTTGCATGTGCCATCATGTCTCGTAGCTGGGAAAGGACGAACACCACTGTACCTGAGGTGTGCCGTGACTGCTTTTTGAAGTACTGCTGGGATGGAACAACGAACTCTACGACGCCGGGTCCTTACACTCCACACATACTTCTAGAGGCCGTCAAGGTGGAAGGCGTTGCTGGGACAACAAAACCGATCATTGGACTTTCCCTTGCCGCCACAGCTCTAGCATTGACAATTCTTGGGCTCTAGAAAGGTACTTGGGGGGATATGGGAATGGGGAAGATTTTAGAAGTGGTGGTCCACGGGTCATGTATAGGCAGAGAATTTTCTTCCGAGACGCGCGTGCAGCTACCGCTAAACAGATGAATACACCCCTCAGAAGCGCACGTGGTTTGTTCTGTTGGAATAGGAACTGGGTACCAACTTGATGTATGCAAGGATGAGCAAGAGAAAATAAATGATCAAATGTGTAAAAACTCATCTCACATGTGCAGATTGGGTTTTAGGGCGGAACTTTGGCAGCTGAAAGATTTGGCCCTATTGACAAATGCTGTTTTTGGGGGTCTTTCGTAGATATTGATTACAGTATAAATATCCGGTACACTCTGCTGTAATACTTGTATTATATTCCAGGGTCCGGGAGTGTGTATGTCAGCTTAACTAGCGGTTCCCTTGGAACTTAATCCTGTCCAATATCTAAACTTCATTACCTGCTTTATAAAATACATAGCATTGCATGTAAAGCCGGAGGTGTTTATTAGCTGACGATGTCATCGAGAAACCCAACATTTCTGTAAATTCACACTAGAAAAGCCAGCTGGCATATGGGGCCAAGATATGCAACGCGCTGTATGGACAGGCTCAAGTTGAGATTGCAGCAAACCATCACCGCAGGACGTCGGCCACCTATTTTCGAATGTCTATGACATTACATTCTACCTTCCAACCCCCCTTCCATAACATTATGTTATCTTTCACAACTCCGAATTAGGCCCCAGTTCCATctcccctttcttttttcccgGTCTGATGAACAACGAAACAGGCATCTTCTCAAGTTATTTTACATCTTTTAAGTGCCCAGCTTCCTGATATATCGACTTACAGATTGAGCCAGGTAATAAAGCACAGATCGTCAACAAGGTGCAGATGAGCATCTTAgagccgcagccgcagcggGAAAAGACTGCCAGGGGCGGGAAGAGCAATGCTAGTATATATGCGAGAAAATTGCCCTACAAGACTTGATATCAGCTACCTAAGTCCGGCAGCCCGAGATCCTGGACTGCTGAGAAGACCCCAACACATGATCCGTGAGAAAGGTTCAGGTAGGTACCCACCATGTTGAAATAAATGAAGCTCGGTCGTAGGAGGACAAGTACCAGTGTTGACAGACAAGGCAACGTAGTAAATATAACGACTTTATGTGAAGATGGGTATTGAAGTAGTGGCCGCTGAATACCAAGTGCTGGGTAAATGCCTAGCTTTTATAAGAAGCCGCTGTTTTGAATTGCAATTCTTAATGATTCTTGTGGTGGCATACAAGGCTACTTCTCGAGATTAAAGCTGGGTTTTCTCCACAAGCTCGTCAATACATCGGAACGTAGGCGTGAAGTCCCACTATAGAATGACCCATGACTACTGTGATTGGCTGCACCGTATAAGTCAATAGGAGTGTTTCGCTGCTATCCCGGGCCCGCAAAACGATATGGGTCCAGACCCACAGCCGAGGTTTACATGATAGGACTTCCAAATGTACGCGGCCCCAATTTTGAGGCGTGACTCCAAGAGCACTTCGTTAAAACCCATGCTGTGGTGGTACGGGTAAGTTTAGCCTTCCCTACCAGCTAGTGTGGGGCTGGCCAACGCTGAGCATTAACACTCAATGGCCAAAGATGTGCTTGAGGATCTCGAAAGTAGTGTTGCTGACATAATCTCAAGGCAACTGACAGGGGGCTGAAACTTTGGCCTGATACCGCACTAGTGCTCGGTGTCACGGCATAGCAGAGCCGATCCCCGACTTGCCATTGACGGCTATTGCTATGCTGGAACTTTCGTGCAGCGCAGGCTTGGAGACTTTTTTCTAAAAAGTCCTTGTTAACCCTAAATGCTTAGCACAACATATGAGCGGCTCGGAAATCTATTTTCTAAGCTCTCATTTGGATGGAACAGAATAAGACATATAGTTTGATATTAATTTGCATGCTATCGTACATAAAGGCGCAATTGGTGTCGGTGCTTATAACAACTTCCGCTATCGAATCGAGAATATGAAAACTGAAGTGGAGTAATAGGGATGGATGCGTAGACGGCCCGCCCGGCGATCTACCACTGTGCCCGGAGCGTGTTCCAAAGCTCTCTGATCTTGCTGGCGGCCATCTGGGCGGTGTCAAAGGCGGCGTGGAGCTGGTCGCGAGCGGCGCGGACGCCCGGGTGCCTGTCGACGGAAAAGGGGACGTTGTCGTTGGCCAAAGCCGGAGTAGACGAGGGCTGGGACATATCTACGATCTGCTACAACAAACGCATGTCAGAGAGGGAGACTTGACCTAATCCAGGGGACTGGTGCACGAACAAGAGAAGCGACAGGAAAAGtcaaggaagaagaagagacaggaCACGGCCAAAGCCAAAACGCAAGACAAAGCCAAAGATGGGAAAAGTAGGGAACACAGAGGTCGAGAAAACTCGGAAGACTGGAACCGGGCGATGCAGATGTAGGCTAGATGGGGTTTGAACTTCAAACTACCCTAATACCAAAAGCCCAGACAGAGCGACAAGGCAGGCAGGGGAGGGAACATGTATAGGAACATTATACTGATGATGGGAGGAAGTTCTCCCCAGACTTGGCTGCACATCAAGTCGCTGTGTATGGAAAGGAGAGTGTTACCGGGAGTTTGTGGGCAGCAAAGGGAGACTTAGAAGGTAGGAGGAGCAACGCAGGTAATGCACAAATGAATGGTGCTTTTCAGGAACTTTAAAAATGTTGGCTGTGAAGCTCGATAGTGATTTCTGAATTCTCAGCTTGAGCATCatcgagcagcaggaggccCTAACTGAAGACACATAACCCCTTCCTAGCAGCCGTAGCAACCTTAACGACCAGCTTATAGCGCATAGAGCAAAGAATCAGACAGACAAGACGCAAAGCAACAGCCAGTCCAACCCGAGCGTAGTGACCTCCGTCCCTGAATTCCCGCGAGGTATTCGTTCGTGATGGCAGTAGATAATCGATTAAGCACCATGTTGCCTGCTCACAACCCGCTTCTCAGGGTCAAAATCATCCTTTGTCGCGATGACGGACTGGCACAAGGTGTGCAGGGCACAAAGTAGCGTGTCAATAGTTTCCGTCGGGCTGTGGCTGCCGTAGGCAGGTTTCTAGGCGGCAGGCATAGGGCCAAGGCGGATGATGCTGTGGCACATGGCCAAGAGGGCATTGCGGCGCTCGTCAAGACCAACGTTGTCGGGCGGAGGTTGCGACTCGGGCacagaggaggaggcatcTAGCTCTAGGAGCAGGAACGAAATGGTTAGCGACTTGGGTTGCGTTGCGGTCGtcagagggaggggagaagggagtTTAGAGTGAACAGGGTGTTAAAAAACGGGAGATGCAATTACATACTGCTTGGCTCCTGCTTGCGGCTTGGTGATAAAGAAGACATAGTCGTAAAGAGTGCGTAAGATGTAAATACTTTATATATTTATTAATTGCAACGGCTGGAGGCTGTATAAACATAGGGATGCTACGTCCTTCTAGGGAGCGCAGAGTGAAAGTACAGCTGACAGAGAGTGGATACAATACAGTTACTGATTCAGCCTAAACAAGCCCTCAACGGTTGCAATTGTGCAGCATGTAGGCTAATAAGAGCTGCAGGAGCGGTCAACAGTGTCGCTTGATGCATCTAGGAAGCGCTTTAAGACATATCTAGCTCCGGATAGAGTTACAAACTTGACTTAGCATTGACACGTCACCTGTTTTGATAATATGCAGCCCAGCCACACCCTATGCAGTCTTTATGTAGGTAATGGAACGCTACTATTTACAACGTGTTAAGCACAACAGCATCAACAGACACAGCAAGTCTTATAGTCTAGATTGACTGCTAAAACCTAGGATGGCTTTTTGATTTCGCCTTAGGAAGAATCGCTAGCCGGCACATCGCCTCGCTTACATATTATAGCAGGACCGGATCCAGTTTTAAGCTAATGTCTTCTAGTTCAGACTTAAACGCTCTTTCTTTCCCATGTGGAGTAGGCATGTAAGTACACCGCTGTACTAACTCTACGTTTCAATGATTAGGAAGTGGCTGCAGCGTAAGCCGGTTTTTAGCTGAAAATGGATACAAGTACCACTTGCATGAAGTACTGCTAAGTCTTTCAATGTACAGAATCTGTGGTTCTTCCACATGCTGTCATGTCACATGCTAGTAAGCTCATAGAAGACCAGGGAATCGTGTCGAAGGTTTAGAGTGTCGCTTGTTGAATATGGCAGAAGGTGATCACATCAAACTTGCGATAATAATTCACGTCAGCGATCCCTACGCTTGGGTGACCATAGATTCCATCGAAGTTATTGACAATACAAGCGACGATATTCCTAACACTTCTCCCTTCGACAGATAAGCGTCCGAATCTGCAACTTTAGCCCAAAGATGCCGGCTTAGACCTACCGGAAGTGTCCTGACATTTGTGCCATATGCTCACTGTGAGCCAGAACGGTCGTATGACAGCGAGCCTACGATACGTCATAATGTGGAATAGAGGCTGTCCGTGAAGAACTGGGGGCAAGCTGGCGAATCGGAGCTTGACGTTGTCGTATCTCCACGCAAGTTCTGGAAACAGGTTCTCCGACCGAAGCTTACATGGACATACTTCTTTTACCTGGGCACCATCCTAGTCTGGCAGCATGGAGCAGCTAAAAAGCACAAGCAGATCAATAGTTACTTAAGAGACGCGCTAATGTACACACAGTTAGCCTATTACTAACTACCCTTGTTAATCTAACAGGAATGGCTATATACATAACTAGTGGGCCTTTGTAGGAATCTTGCTATTGGATAATCATTGtaacaacgacgacaacgataaCGAAAACGACTACAAGAGGTTATTTTAAAGACAACTTAAATATATTCTAATGCTACTCTCTTATCTTAGCACCAGCTACATTAGGATGCTATGAGATGCTCTTACTAGCCTGGTTTTGTACATTGGTCTGGATTCTAGAAACTTAGTTACCTAAAGCAATAGATAAGACTCTTTCTCTATTTTACCTTGCAAAACTTTTACCTTCCTAACCTAAGTCGTCACACTGGCATCCTAAGAGGCACCGAGACTTTAGGGCAAACGGTTGCGTAGGCGTGTgttacccccccccccctttcctaCTTACACCTACACGCAATGCTTGAACTGCTTGCTGATGTAGCATGTGTTGACTGTGTAATGCAGTATATAATTTAAGACTTGGCGTCCTTAAGATGTAGGAGCAGTGTTAGACGTTAATGCCTTATGTAGAGACACTGTTACATAAAGAGCTGTTAAAAAAACGAATAATTATGTGGGAATCGAACCTGCGACCTCGGGGCTCGGGATAAGACTGCCCCGCCTACGCGCAACTGACCCGCTGCCAGGCGGCCTGTTTCTGCAGGGTTCAGTCTTGTATAACTCGGTAGGTCTACTGCAGTTGCCACAGAATGCCTGTTGGCTGCAGTACTAGCTCGAGTGGTGGCCCTAGCAGCTAGGGTTGTGTTGGATGAGGGTCCTCTATTTATTGATGAGTTGTGACCTGCCGCTTTAGTTCAATAGTCTGAAGGGCGAGACCTCTGCAGCAAGGAAGATGACCCTAAAGGCTTCGTTTGTAATAGTGTTTAGCCTAAACCAGGGGGGTTATCTAGCGTAGAGAGGCTTCTGTCTTATCTAGGTAAAGACCTCATCTTTGACTTGCGTGGTAGGGCCTAGAGCATCTCCACTATTGCTGCGTAGTTCAGTCAGTTAATATGGTGGAACGTGGGCAAACCACTTTGTGGAGATCTCTAACTTTGTTTGCTTGGGACACCAGCTGTCAAACGGTTTGATCTTACATGTGTGTAAGCAATAAGCATGGAATGGAATACCGTACATATGACTCGTGACTCTTGCAGCGATAGAAGAAAACCAAGCCTCTATCATGGTTAGAAATCTATAAGAAGTCGTATCTGCTATCCCTCATCAACCAAGCATTCATCGTCAACCAAACATTCATCATCGGAAACATTCATCAGCTTTTATAACAACCTTTTTGAAGTCCTACTTTCCAAAGAAATCAATTTCATCACCTTCAATATTGAAAAACCATGAAGCTCATTGTAGGAAGTCTGATCAGGAGTATCTGCAAAGTGTGTAGGCTAAATCTACCTCTAGATTCCCACTGTTATTATTACCCTCCTCTCGACCCTGGGCTCGGCTTGCTCCAGCTACGAATTCTGTCGCTGCCACAATGCCGACACTAGCGTCAACATACCCGCCACAGAAAAATCTTGCAAAAACCTCGGGGGGAGCATGGTCACCACCAATTTTGGTAGATACTGCTCTGGCTATGTTGCAAATGCCGGTATTGGCGGGGTTCAACCTGTTTTCTTAAACAACTGCAGGTTTAGGGTGCAGTGCAACGCCAACGGAGCTCCCCTTGACTCGAACTGCTACGCAAAGGCATAGAGCAAACGGCAGAATTTGGAGTTGACAGTTTAGGATTGTAGCAGCTTGTACTTCTCTTCTAGGCTTCTTTGGTCTTGCTTCAAAGCTAAGAGTTAGAAAGCAGGACTACACGGTGATAGAGGGTTTTTTGCTTAGAATGATAGCCGCTTTTGCTTGTTTTCTTAGCTTTTTTGTCCTACTATAACATACAATACAGCTCTTCTTTAAATTCTGTGCTACTACACTTTTAACTGTTACCTACCTATTATAATACGTAAGAGAGGTAAAGCGCCGTCCGCTTTACTTCAGCCAAACTGATCTTTGCCTACGTGCAGGGCTAAGATGAAACACCAACATCTGGGAGGCCGCCAACtacctcggcgccgaagaaAGATTAATCTTTGACAGAATACCCTATCTCACCGGGACAGACGGAACGCAAACAAGCACGGTGGAAGAGCAGGCTGGGGACCCGCTGTCGATGTTCTTCCCGCCTCTCCTCAACGCGATAGAAGAGGAAGGGCAGCGGCCGCAGAGGTCGCCCGTACAGATGCCCGAAGTGACCATCGAAGAGATTGAGACGCAACCGTTTAGGATGAAACCGTGGAAGGCACCAGGCGCGGACGGACTTGTTACGACCCGAATCTTACGACCCGATGACGAAGCTGACGACAGACAAAAACACATTGCAGAC from the Colletotrichum destructivum chromosome 10, complete sequence genome contains:
- a CDS encoding Putative zn(2)Cys(6) fungal-type DNA-binding domain, fungal transcription factor codes for the protein MNLRRLDVVSKMSGTMTIRTMSKYTRAYAPKVRTGCLTWVRHVKCDEAKPTCKKCESTRTHYLTCRYQPETGQDSKVVCDGYLATETKQVPQKKSRKTRAPLKNEMLRLVPLPRVCLDPDTLRDLTDRAFFHHFRTFTVPDLALPPNSTCFWDRHVLPLGNAIPAVRYAATALGVAHRSFLLGSSDPSAHDTKAWLETIAVQQYNKAIGHLLPNSTSCGVMDVRTVVVCSLLFYCLENIKGRADESIQHLRSGSRLILSRPPHPLAETGKAGASMDDSMGEIASLFARIGVQASLYKEDEVVPDLRAYMKPVTSDPDNPSQPFRDFTVARDLLDNLDIDLGTYTNRAFVLAKTYKDTILSEVSSELPIYFNGFDPGAAVPRNNATYGPSYADGVDIDPVVGRFRIWRRRFDKTVQQAEKRGATKREFQRMAMLELRRRVWETLLQEVPSGSPEQADRILDQAELVLRSFSKHPTFTLGSDISPSVSFICFYSNDERHRTRALDILRSVHIREAVWDSGSMVKRIELQS
- a CDS encoding Putative lysophospholipase, catalytic domain, Acyl transferase/acyl hydrolase/lysophospholipase gives rise to the protein MGCPYWWQLRRRCSSRRQVSDLSQNYCHSQIQLTSDETANSYRTATIDCPVNDRPTIRDFKSLSVDEKLWTQKRRNNTIPALRDLVKRLGITGFDSDAYFDGAKNTSMLPNIGIAVSGGGWRALMNGAGAIAAYDQRTPGSTGVGQLGGLLQSTTYFAGLSGGGWLVSSLYANDFPTVQSIVNTDDSTSIWQFQNSIFEGPDMGATDGSNAAAYFGAIADQVAAKVDSGFNTTLTDFWGRALSFQLLNSSGEAISTFSSIQNNPGFAAAEFPLPILVADERQEGQSVLFSTNTTNYEFTPWELGSFDSVGFVPLRYVGSNFEAGEIASDGTCVTGLDELSFVFGTSSSLFNQFLLQINTTDMVPAIFKDAVTSVLVGLDQNHMDVADWSPNPFYHWNNATNANAQTKKFTLVDGGEDLQNIPFTPLLQPSREVDVIFAVDSSADTLDPRGSNWPNGTAMVATYERSLFQDDGTTFPPVPDVNTFINLGLNSRPTMFGCDAGNLTANSTAPLIVYLPHSPYVFNSNVSTFTPTYQLDVRNAIIRNGYDVATRGNATVDSQWPTCVACAIMSRSWERTNTTVPEVCRDCFLKYCWDGTTNSTTPGPYTPHILLEAVKVEGVAGTTKPIIGLSLAATALALTILGL